The nucleotide window GTTCCAGCTGCCATCAATATTAGCCAGCTTGTCAGTGAGATCTTTTACCTGCTGCTCAAGCTGTGGCACGCGCGTCCGCAGGCTTGGCTGCTGGCTGAGCTGTGCTTCGGGGATCCAGGTTGTGCGGCCGTTGGCATCGCGAATCTGCGCATAGTGCGTGCTGTCGTTGGTTTGTAGCAGCTCAACCTGCTCACCAGCATTCAGGGTGCCAACCAGGCGGAAACTGTCGCTGGGGCCACTGCGCACCCAGGTTGAAAGCTCGTCGGAAATATAGCGCTTCTCTTCGGCATGAACGGATGCTGCTACGCTAAAAGTCAGTAAAGTGAGGCCAATAAAATGTATTTTTTTCATTCGATGTCTTGTTTACGTGAATCCTGGACAAAAGTAATGGCACAGTCTGGAGCTGGCTCGCATAAAGCTGAATGAGAACTTTCCTGGTCTCAGGCCAGTGCGAGGCGTGGTGCGAAAGCATAATAAAGCCGAGACAGCCACGGCGATTCTGCATTACTCTTCACCTCATATCTGGCCGATTTGGCTCGCCGTTTTCTGCTGCTCAGGCGCCATGAAACGGGCAGGGAAATCAGGCCAACACTCCATTTACCGTACCGCTAATCATCTGATTAAGAAAATATGACCATCGAAATCGAAGTAAAGTTCATTGCCACGCCGGAAGCCGCTAAAAATCTGCCTGCCCGCCTGGTGGCCTGGCCGCATCAGCATACGGCGCCGCTGAAACTGACCAATATCTATTTTGAAACAGCAGAGAGCCAGCTCCGCCGTTGGGATATGGGGCTGCGCATCCGCGGGTTTGATGACCGCTATGAAATGACGCTGAAAGCGGCGGGGCAAACCGTCGGCGGCCTGCACCAGCGGCCCGAATACAATGTGGATATTGAAAAGCCAGAACTGGCGATTGATCGCCTTCCTGCCGAGATCTGGCCTGAAGGGTGCGATGTTGCGGCGCTTCAGCAGCAGCTTAAGCCGCTGTTCAGCACTAATTTTGTTCGTGAAAGGTGGGTGGTTACTTACAAGGAAAGCGAGATAGAGATTGCTTTCGATCAGGGCGAAGTCAGCGCTGGAGCATTAAGCGAGCCGCTGTGTGAGATTGAGCTGGAGCTGAAAAGCGGAGAGAGGGATGACCTGCTGGCCTTTGCAGCAGAGCTGACGGATCTGGGCGGATTACGGTTGGGCAGCCTGAGTAAGGCCGCCAGAGGGTATGCGCTGGCCAGAGGCAATCCAGCCCGCGAACTGCGGCCGCTCACGGTGATGAAAGTCAAACCGAAAGCCACGGTTGAAGAGGGGATGCTGGCTGCCTTCACGCTGGCGCTGAGCCAGTGGCAGTATCATGAAGAGCTGTGGCTGCGTGGCAACAGCGCGGCGCAGCATGAGGTCCGCCAGGCGCTTGAAGCGCTGCGTCAGACCTTTTCGCTGTTTGGTTCGCTGGTTCCCCGTAAAGCGAGCAACGAGCTGCGTCACTCTCTGACGGGCCTGGAAGAAGCGCTGCTTGAAGAGCAGGTGCAGGCGGAATCGCTCTGCTTCACGCCACTCTCCTTACGTACCCAGTTGGCGCTTACTAACTGGATAGTGACCGAGCGCTGGCGTGGGTTTATCGATGCTAAAGCGGATGCCAAGCTGCAGGGCTCGTTCAAGCGCTTCTCTGACATTATGCTGGGCAGGATTGCCGCCGATTTAAAAGAGACCTTTGCCTCAGTAAAGCAGATGAATGAGTATCAGGACAAACTGACGCGGCTGCATCGGCAACTGCTGGCAGCACGCTTGCTGGCGGGCGCTTATGACCCTGCCGCCGTGGAAGCCTGGATGCAAAGCTGGGAACAGCTGGCGCAGGCGATTGAATCTGGTCAGGAAGTCTGGCTGGAAAGCCACAGCCGACAGGCGCTGAAGCAGGCGGCTTTCTGGAAAAACGGCACGGCTCTCTGATCCTCTCCACGGGTTAGGCCGGAACAGTGCAGACAGAGCATTAATCAACGCGTTAACAGGGAGTTTTTATGTTGTCACCACCTTTGCCAGCTTTGCCCCCTTCTCTGGCACTACAGGCTCAACAGCTCAGCCCGGAAATGAGCGCGCTGAGTCAGGCAGAACAGGGCGCGCTGGTTTTCAGTGATTTCATGCTGGAAAACCTGACGCGTCAGCCAGAGTGGTGGCAGCACCTGCAGCAGCAGCCTCCGCAACCCGCGGAGTGGCAATACTATCCGGCATGGCTGGCGGAAAAGCTGGCAGAAGTGACGGATGAGAATGCATTGATGCGAACGTTGCGGCTGTTCCGCCGCCATATGCTTACCCGCATAGCGTGGATGCAGACGCTGGCGCTCAGCAGCACCGAAGAGTCCCTGAAACAGCTCAGCGAACTGGCAGAAACGCTGATCGTTGCCGCGCGTGACTGGCTGTGGCTGGCCTGCTGTCGGGAATTCGGCACGCCCATGAATGCCGCCGGGGAGCCGCAGCCTTTACTGATCCTGGGTATGGGCAAACTGGGTGGCGGAGAGCTGAACTTCTCATCGGATATCGATCTGATCTTTACGTGGCCGGAAAACGGCACCACCTCCGGTGGCCGCCGTGAGCTGGATAACGCCCAGTTTTTCACCCGCCTTGGGCAACGCTTAATTAAGGTGCTGGATCAACCCACGGCAGAGGGCTTTGTTTATCGGGTAGATATGCGTCTCCGGCCGTTTGGCGAGAGCGGGCCGCTGGTGCTGAGCTTCGCTGCGCTGGAGGATTACTATCAGGAGCAGGGCCGCGACTGGGAACGGTATGCGATGGTCAAAGCACGGCTGATGGGCGGCACGGACGATCGCTGGAGCCAGGAGCTTGAGCTGATGCTGCGGCCTTTTATCTATCGCCGCTATATCGATTTCAGCGTCATTCAGTCCCTGCGAAATATGAAGAGCATGATCGCCCGTGAGGTGCGGCGGCGTGGCCTGAAAGATAATATCAAGCTGGGCGCAGGCGGGATCCGCGAAACAGAATTTATCGTCCAGGTATTCCAGCTCATTCGTGGCGGCCGGGAACGTTCGCTGCAGCTGCGCTCACTACTCCCCACGCTACAGGCAATTGGCGATCTCAATCTCCTGCCGGCAGACCAGGTCGCTCAGCTGCAGGAGACTTACCTCTTCCTGCGCCGTCTGGAAAATCTGCTGCAGAGCATCAACGATGAACAGACCCAGACGCTGCCAGTTGACGATCTGAACCGCGCGCGGCTCGCATGGGCGATGGGGGAGGAGAGCTGGGAAGCGCTGACCGGGAAGCTGGAAAATCATATGGCGGCAGTCCGCGCTATTTTTGACGATCTTATTGGCGATGATACGCCAGAGACGGGCGGTAGCGTTGAGGCGGATGAATATGGCGTGCTCTGGCAGGATCGGCTGGAAGAGGCCGATCTTATCCCGCTGGTTCCTCAACTTGCAACCGACGCCAGGCAGCGCCTTCTGCAGGTGATTCAGGATTTCCGTCAGGATGTGGATAAGCGCACTATCGGTCCGCGGGGCAGACAGGCACTGGATCAGCTGATGCCCCGCCTGCTGAGTGAGGTCTGTCTGCGGGAGGATGCGGCGGTGACGCTCAGCAGGCTGACGCCGCTGCTGCTGGGCATAGTCACCCGCACCACCTATCTGGAACTGCTCACTGAATACCACGGCGCGCTCAAGCACCTGATCCGCCTGTGCGCCGCGTCGCCGATGATAGCCAGCCAGCTGGCGCGCTACCCCCTGCTGCTTGATGAGCTGCTCGATCCGGCCACGCTTTATCAGCCGACGGCAACCGATGCCTATCGCGATGAGCTGCGGCAATATCTGCTGCGTATCCCGGAAGAGGATGAGGAGCAGCAGCTTGAAGCGCTGCGCCAGTTCAAACAGGCACAGCATCTGCGCATTGCCGCTGCGGATATAGCTGAAACGTTGCCGGTGATGAAGGTAAGCGATCACCTGACCTGGCTGGCAGAAGCGATGATTGAGCAGGTGGTGCAGCAGGCCTGGCAGATGATGGTGCAGCGCTATGGACGGCCTTCTCACCTTACTCACCAGCAGGAGCGCGGTTTTGCCGTAGTGGGTTACGGTAAGCTTGGCGGCTGGGAGCTGGGCTACAGCTCCGATCTGGATCTGGTCTTTCTGCATGACTGCCCGGCGGAGGCGGTAACCGACGGCGAGCGCAGTATTGACGGACGGCAGTTCTATCTCCGTCTGGCCCAGCGCGTTATGCACCTGTTCAGTACGCGGACCTCATCAGGCATTTTATATGAGGTTGATGCCCGGTTACGTCCTTCCGGCGCCGCCGGGATGCTGGTCAGCACTTTTGACGCCTTTGATGATTACCAGAGAAATGAAGCCTGGACCTGGGAGCACCAGGCGCTGGTGCGGGCGCGGATCGTCTTTGGTGAGACGGCGCTGAGCCAGCGCTTCGACGAGATCCGTCGCGGTATTCTCTGCCTGCCGCGGGAAGCAGAAAAGCTGAAAACCGAGGTGCGG belongs to Erwinia pyri and includes:
- a CDS encoding inorganic triphosphatase — protein: MTIEIEVKFIATPEAAKNLPARLVAWPHQHTAPLKLTNIYFETAESQLRRWDMGLRIRGFDDRYEMTLKAAGQTVGGLHQRPEYNVDIEKPELAIDRLPAEIWPEGCDVAALQQQLKPLFSTNFVRERWVVTYKESEIEIAFDQGEVSAGALSEPLCEIELELKSGERDDLLAFAAELTDLGGLRLGSLSKAARGYALARGNPARELRPLTVMKVKPKATVEEGMLAAFTLALSQWQYHEELWLRGNSAAQHEVRQALEALRQTFSLFGSLVPRKASNELRHSLTGLEEALLEEQVQAESLCFTPLSLRTQLALTNWIVTERWRGFIDAKADAKLQGSFKRFSDIMLGRIAADLKETFASVKQMNEYQDKLTRLHRQLLAARLLAGAYDPAAVEAWMQSWEQLAQAIESGQEVWLESHSRQALKQAAFWKNGTAL
- the glnE gene encoding bifunctional [glutamate--ammonia ligase]-adenylyl-L-tyrosine phosphorylase/[glutamate--ammonia-ligase] adenylyltransferase encodes the protein MLSPPLPALPPSLALQAQQLSPEMSALSQAEQGALVFSDFMLENLTRQPEWWQHLQQQPPQPAEWQYYPAWLAEKLAEVTDENALMRTLRLFRRHMLTRIAWMQTLALSSTEESLKQLSELAETLIVAARDWLWLACCREFGTPMNAAGEPQPLLILGMGKLGGGELNFSSDIDLIFTWPENGTTSGGRRELDNAQFFTRLGQRLIKVLDQPTAEGFVYRVDMRLRPFGESGPLVLSFAALEDYYQEQGRDWERYAMVKARLMGGTDDRWSQELELMLRPFIYRRYIDFSVIQSLRNMKSMIAREVRRRGLKDNIKLGAGGIRETEFIVQVFQLIRGGRERSLQLRSLLPTLQAIGDLNLLPADQVAQLQETYLFLRRLENLLQSINDEQTQTLPVDDLNRARLAWAMGEESWEALTGKLENHMAAVRAIFDDLIGDDTPETGGSVEADEYGVLWQDRLEEADLIPLVPQLATDARQRLLQVIQDFRQDVDKRTIGPRGRQALDQLMPRLLSEVCLREDAAVTLSRLTPLLLGIVTRTTYLELLTEYHGALKHLIRLCAASPMIASQLARYPLLLDELLDPATLYQPTATDAYRDELRQYLLRIPEEDEEQQLEALRQFKQAQHLRIAAADIAETLPVMKVSDHLTWLAEAMIEQVVQQAWQMMVQRYGRPSHLTHQQERGFAVVGYGKLGGWELGYSSDLDLVFLHDCPAEAVTDGERSIDGRQFYLRLAQRVMHLFSTRTSSGILYEVDARLRPSGAAGMLVSTFDAFDDYQRNEAWTWEHQALVRARIVFGETALSQRFDEIRRGILCLPREAEKLKTEVREMREKMRTHTGNKHKGRWDIKADQGGITDIEFITQYLVLRFAASEAKLTRWSDNVRILALLASDGRITQQEAEALTNAYTTLRDALHHLALQALPGHVPPEAFSEEKAVVNSSWQRWFGE
- a CDS encoding TIGR04211 family SH3 domain-containing protein, with translation MKKIHFIGLTLLTFSVAASVHAEEKRYISDELSTWVRSGPSDSFRLVGTLNAGEQVELLQTNDSTHYAQIRDANGRTTWIPEAQLSQQPSLRTRVPQLEQQVKDLTDKLANIDGSWNQRTAEMQKKVAGSDGAINSLKEENQKLKNQLVVAQKKVSAANVQLDDKQRTIIMQWFMYGGGVAGVGLLLGLLLPHMIPSRKKKDRWMN